The following coding sequences lie in one Apium graveolens cultivar Ventura chromosome 1, ASM990537v1, whole genome shotgun sequence genomic window:
- the LOC141668199 gene encoding ion channel CASTOR-like isoform X1, with the protein MSFDSEAGGSSSSRDWLFPSPSNGKQQQQRDWIYPSPSLSSSRLSKAPTRRFFSTYPPCPPAALAVPTPKSSENRYYPASAGIRRRISFPRRPYKEDVVVDKKIAVETPNAAKCFDANDADANAAFKFKFSWLRIVVIAFPVAILVASISSLLQKNFSLHSQVTNLQHQLYELKGRLRLCNGLDSSNPIDILYEESETYSSKNLKITALAVSLMLLALPFFFFKYVEYVSKKNKSPDSIVEEVPLNKQLEYKVDVFLSVYPYAKPLALLVATLLLIFLGGLALFGVTDDSLTDCLWLSWTFVAAPGNHADSEGFGPRLVSVTISCGGMLIFAMMLGLVSDSISEKLDSLRKGRSEVVKQNHTLILGWSDKLGSLLNQLAIANKSLGGGIVVVMAEKDKEEMEVDIAKMEFDFRGTSVICRSGSPLILADLKKVSVAKARAIIVLAEDGNADQSDARALRTVLSLTGVKEGLQGHIVVELSDLDNEVLVKLVGGDLVETVVAHDVIGRLMIQCARQPGLAQIWEDILGFEGCEFYIKRWPQLDGMQFEDVLISFPDAIPCGVKAASHFGKIILNPEDSYILQEGDEILVIAEDDDTYSPTAFPTVQEAPFIHISRPERKPQKILLCGWRRDIDDMIVSAERILFCGWRRDMEDMIMVLDAFLAPNSELWMFNEVLEKEREKKLIDGGLDFNRLVNITLVNREGNAVIRRHLESLPLESFDSILILADESVEDSAIQADSRSLATLLLIRDIQAKRLPYRENKVSHVHRDSFSQGSWMGEMQQASDKTVIISEILDPRTKNLLSMSKISDYVLSNELVSMALAMVAEDRQINDVLEELFAEEGNEMHIRQADLYLHESEELSFFEVLLRARQRREIVIGYRIANAEKAVINPPNKMEKRRWSVKDVFVVIAEKE; encoded by the exons ATGTCGTTTGACTCTGAGGCAGGAGGCAGCAGCAGCAGCAGAGACTGGTTATTTCCGTCTCCTTCGAATGGAAAGCAACAGCAGCAGCGTGACTGGATTTATCCATCTCCATCGTTGTCGTCTTCACGTCTCTCTAAAGCACCTACCAGACGCTTCTTCTCTACTTATCCTCCTTGTCCTCCTGCTGCACTTGCTGTTCCCACTCCTAAATCCTCTGAAAATCGCTATTACCCTGCGTCTGCTGGTATTCGTCGTCGAATCAGCTTTCCTCGTAGACCATACAAAGAGGATGTTGTCGTGGACAAAAAAATAGCAGTTGAAACTCCCAATGCTGCTAAGTGTTTTGATGCTAATGATGCTGATGCTAATGCTGCTTTCAAATTCAAATTTAGCTGGCTGCGGATTGTTGTTATTGCATTTCCAGTAGCG ATTTTGGTAGCTTCAATTTCTTCTCTACTTCAGAAGAATTTCTCATTGCACAGTCAGGTCACTAATTTACAG CATCAACTTTACGAGCTCAAGGGGAGATTACGTCTTTGTAATGGTTTGGATTCTTCAAATCCAATTGATATTTTGTATGAGGAGAGTGAGACTTATTCTAGCAAGAATCTGAAGATAACAGCTCTAGCTGTCTCACTCATGCTTTTAGCCCTTCCATTTTTCTTCTTTAAGTATGTGGAGTATGTTTCAAAGAAAAATAAATCACCAGACAGCATTGTAGAAGAAGTACCTCTAAACAAGCAGCTAGAGTACAAGGTGGATGTATTTTTGTCAGTTTATCCATATGCTAAGCCACTGGCATTGTTAGTTGCAACGCTACTGCTTATATTTCTAGGCGGCCTGGCATTGTTTGGAGTAACAGATGACAGCTTAACAGATTGCCTCTGGTTATCCTGGACATTTGTTGCTGCCCCCGGAAATCATGCTGATTCTGAAGGTTTTGGTCCTAGACTAGTATCGGTTACCATTAGTTGTGGCGGGATGCTCATATTTGCTATGATGCTGGGACTTGTTTCTGACTCAATTTCTGAGAAGCTCGACTccctaagaaaaggaagaagtgAGGTGGTTAAACAAAATCATACTTTGATTTTGGGGTGGAGTGACAAGTTG GGATCACTACTAAATCAATTAGCCATAGCTAATAAGAGTTTGGGTGGTGGGATTGTTGTAGTCATGGCGGAAAAAGACAAAGAAGAAATGGAGGTTGACATTGCTAAAATGGAGTTTGATTTTAGAGGGACATCTGTCATATGCAGAAGTGGAAGTCCTCTAATTTTAGCAGACCTTAaaaag GTGTCTGTTGCTAAGGCACGTGCAATAATTGTCCTAGCTGAGGATGGGAATGCTGACCAG AGTGATGCTCGTGCATTGAGGACAGTACTAAGCTTAACCGGAGTAAAAGAAGGATTGCAAGGACATATAGTGGTGGAATTGAGTGATCTAGATAACGAGGTCCTTGTGAAACTTGTTGGCGGAGATCTTGTTGAGACTGTTGTAGCACATGATGTGATCGGTCGCTTGATGATACAGTGTGCCCGACAGCCAGGTCTTGCGCAG ATTTGGGAAGACATACTTGGATTTGAGGGTTGTGAGTTCTATATTAAACGATGGCCACAGTTGGATGGTATGCAATTCGAAGATGTCTTAATCAGCTTCCCTGATGCTATTCCATGTGGAGTGAAGGCTGCATCCCATTTTGGTAAAATTATTCTCAACCCTGAGGATTCATATATTTTGCAAGAAGGCGATGAAATTCTTGTCATAGCTGAGGACGACGATACTTATTCTCCAACAGCATTTCCGACG GTCCAAGAAGCACCATTCATACACATATCCCGACCAGAAAGAAAGCCACAGAAGATTCTACTTTGTGGATGGAGACGGGACATTGATGATATGATTGTG TCTGCAGAAAGGATTCTGTTTTGTGGCTGGCGGAGAGATATGGAAGATATGATTATG GTACTGGATGCCTTTTTAGCTCCGAATTCAGAGTTATGGATGTTTAATGAAGTCCTAGAAAAGGAGAGAGAAAAGAAACTAATTGATGGAGGCCTTGACTTTAACCGATTGGTCAACATAACATTAGTTAATCGTGAAGGAAATGCTGTTATACGTCGTCACCTGGAAAGCCTTCCTTTGGAATCTTTCGATTCA ATTTTAATATTGGCTGATGAATCAGTAGAAGATTCAGCCATTCAAGCTGATTCCAGATCTCTTGCCACCTTACTGTTAATCCGTGATATTCAG GCCAAGCGTCTTCCATATAGAGAAAACAAGGTCTCCCACGTCCACAGAGATAGCTTCTCACAAGGTTCTTGGATGGGAGAAATGCAGCAGGCTTCAGATAAAACCGTTATAATAAGTGAAATTTTGGATCCAAGGACCAAAAATCTATTGTCAATGTCAAAGATCAGTGACTATGTTTTATCAAATGAGCTTGTCAGCATGGCACTGGCCATGGTTGCAGAGGACCGTCAAATAAATGATGTATTGGAAGAACTGTTTGCCGAAGAG GGAAATGAGATGCATATAAGACAAGCAGATCTTTACCTCCATGAAAGCGAAGAGTTGAGTTTTTTTGAGGTACTATTGCGTGCTCGACAAAGGAGAGAGATAGTTATTGGTTATCGAATAGCTAATGCGGAGAAAGCTGTTATCAATCCACCAAATAAAATGGAAAAAAGAAGATGGTCAGTGAAGGACGTGTTTGTAGTAATAGCTGAGAAGGAATGA
- the LOC141668199 gene encoding ion channel CASTOR-like isoform X2, whose translation MSFDSEAGGSSSSRDWLFPSPSNGKQQQQRDWIYPSPSLSSSRLSKAPTRRFFSTYPPCPPAALAVPTPKSSENRYYPASAGIRRRISFPRRPYKEDVVVDKKIAVETPNAAKCFDANDADANAAFKFKFSWLRIVVIAFPVAILVASISSLLQKNFSLHSQVTNLQHQLYELKGRLRLCNGLDSSNPIDILYEESETYSSKNLKITALAVSLMLLALPFFFFKYVEYVSKKNKSPDSIVEEVPLNKQLEYKVDVFLSVYPYAKPLALLVATLLLIFLGGLALFGVTDDSLTDCLWLSWTFVAAPGNHADSEGFGPRLVSVTISCGGMLIFAMMLGLVSDSISEKLDSLRKGRSEVVKQNHTLILGWSDKLGSLLNQLAIANKSLGGGIVVVMAEKDKEEMEVDIAKMEFDFRGTSVICRSGSPLILADLKKVSVAKARAIIVLAEDGNADQSDARALRTVLSLTGVKEGLQGHIVVELSDLDNEVLVKLVGGDLVETVVAHDVIGRLMIQCARQPGLAQIWEDILGFEGCEFYIKRWPQLDGMQFEDVLISFPDAIPCGVKAASHFGKIILNPEDSYILQEGDEILVIAEDDDTYSPTAFPTVWRGNLPKDFIVPKSAERILFCGWRRDMEDMIMVLDAFLAPNSELWMFNEVLEKEREKKLIDGGLDFNRLVNITLVNREGNAVIRRHLESLPLESFDSILILADESVEDSAIQADSRSLATLLLIRDIQAKRLPYRENKVSHVHRDSFSQGSWMGEMQQASDKTVIISEILDPRTKNLLSMSKISDYVLSNELVSMALAMVAEDRQINDVLEELFAEEGNEMHIRQADLYLHESEELSFFEVLLRARQRREIVIGYRIANAEKAVINPPNKMEKRRWSVKDVFVVIAEKE comes from the exons ATGTCGTTTGACTCTGAGGCAGGAGGCAGCAGCAGCAGCAGAGACTGGTTATTTCCGTCTCCTTCGAATGGAAAGCAACAGCAGCAGCGTGACTGGATTTATCCATCTCCATCGTTGTCGTCTTCACGTCTCTCTAAAGCACCTACCAGACGCTTCTTCTCTACTTATCCTCCTTGTCCTCCTGCTGCACTTGCTGTTCCCACTCCTAAATCCTCTGAAAATCGCTATTACCCTGCGTCTGCTGGTATTCGTCGTCGAATCAGCTTTCCTCGTAGACCATACAAAGAGGATGTTGTCGTGGACAAAAAAATAGCAGTTGAAACTCCCAATGCTGCTAAGTGTTTTGATGCTAATGATGCTGATGCTAATGCTGCTTTCAAATTCAAATTTAGCTGGCTGCGGATTGTTGTTATTGCATTTCCAGTAGCG ATTTTGGTAGCTTCAATTTCTTCTCTACTTCAGAAGAATTTCTCATTGCACAGTCAGGTCACTAATTTACAG CATCAACTTTACGAGCTCAAGGGGAGATTACGTCTTTGTAATGGTTTGGATTCTTCAAATCCAATTGATATTTTGTATGAGGAGAGTGAGACTTATTCTAGCAAGAATCTGAAGATAACAGCTCTAGCTGTCTCACTCATGCTTTTAGCCCTTCCATTTTTCTTCTTTAAGTATGTGGAGTATGTTTCAAAGAAAAATAAATCACCAGACAGCATTGTAGAAGAAGTACCTCTAAACAAGCAGCTAGAGTACAAGGTGGATGTATTTTTGTCAGTTTATCCATATGCTAAGCCACTGGCATTGTTAGTTGCAACGCTACTGCTTATATTTCTAGGCGGCCTGGCATTGTTTGGAGTAACAGATGACAGCTTAACAGATTGCCTCTGGTTATCCTGGACATTTGTTGCTGCCCCCGGAAATCATGCTGATTCTGAAGGTTTTGGTCCTAGACTAGTATCGGTTACCATTAGTTGTGGCGGGATGCTCATATTTGCTATGATGCTGGGACTTGTTTCTGACTCAATTTCTGAGAAGCTCGACTccctaagaaaaggaagaagtgAGGTGGTTAAACAAAATCATACTTTGATTTTGGGGTGGAGTGACAAGTTG GGATCACTACTAAATCAATTAGCCATAGCTAATAAGAGTTTGGGTGGTGGGATTGTTGTAGTCATGGCGGAAAAAGACAAAGAAGAAATGGAGGTTGACATTGCTAAAATGGAGTTTGATTTTAGAGGGACATCTGTCATATGCAGAAGTGGAAGTCCTCTAATTTTAGCAGACCTTAaaaag GTGTCTGTTGCTAAGGCACGTGCAATAATTGTCCTAGCTGAGGATGGGAATGCTGACCAG AGTGATGCTCGTGCATTGAGGACAGTACTAAGCTTAACCGGAGTAAAAGAAGGATTGCAAGGACATATAGTGGTGGAATTGAGTGATCTAGATAACGAGGTCCTTGTGAAACTTGTTGGCGGAGATCTTGTTGAGACTGTTGTAGCACATGATGTGATCGGTCGCTTGATGATACAGTGTGCCCGACAGCCAGGTCTTGCGCAG ATTTGGGAAGACATACTTGGATTTGAGGGTTGTGAGTTCTATATTAAACGATGGCCACAGTTGGATGGTATGCAATTCGAAGATGTCTTAATCAGCTTCCCTGATGCTATTCCATGTGGAGTGAAGGCTGCATCCCATTTTGGTAAAATTATTCTCAACCCTGAGGATTCATATATTTTGCAAGAAGGCGATGAAATTCTTGTCATAGCTGAGGACGACGATACTTATTCTCCAACAGCATTTCCGACG GTTTGGAGAGGAAATTTACCAAAAGACTTCATTGTTCCAAAGTCTGCAGAAAGGATTCTGTTTTGTGGCTGGCGGAGAGATATGGAAGATATGATTATG GTACTGGATGCCTTTTTAGCTCCGAATTCAGAGTTATGGATGTTTAATGAAGTCCTAGAAAAGGAGAGAGAAAAGAAACTAATTGATGGAGGCCTTGACTTTAACCGATTGGTCAACATAACATTAGTTAATCGTGAAGGAAATGCTGTTATACGTCGTCACCTGGAAAGCCTTCCTTTGGAATCTTTCGATTCA ATTTTAATATTGGCTGATGAATCAGTAGAAGATTCAGCCATTCAAGCTGATTCCAGATCTCTTGCCACCTTACTGTTAATCCGTGATATTCAG GCCAAGCGTCTTCCATATAGAGAAAACAAGGTCTCCCACGTCCACAGAGATAGCTTCTCACAAGGTTCTTGGATGGGAGAAATGCAGCAGGCTTCAGATAAAACCGTTATAATAAGTGAAATTTTGGATCCAAGGACCAAAAATCTATTGTCAATGTCAAAGATCAGTGACTATGTTTTATCAAATGAGCTTGTCAGCATGGCACTGGCCATGGTTGCAGAGGACCGTCAAATAAATGATGTATTGGAAGAACTGTTTGCCGAAGAG GGAAATGAGATGCATATAAGACAAGCAGATCTTTACCTCCATGAAAGCGAAGAGTTGAGTTTTTTTGAGGTACTATTGCGTGCTCGACAAAGGAGAGAGATAGTTATTGGTTATCGAATAGCTAATGCGGAGAAAGCTGTTATCAATCCACCAAATAAAATGGAAAAAAGAAGATGGTCAGTGAAGGACGTGTTTGTAGTAATAGCTGAGAAGGAATGA
- the LOC141668199 gene encoding ion channel CASTOR-like isoform X3 — MSFDSEAGGSSSSRDWLFPSPSNGKQQQQRDWIYPSPSLSSSRLSKAPTRRFFSTYPPCPPAALAVPTPKSSENRYYPASAGIRRRISFPRRPYKEDVVVDKKIAVETPNAAKCFDANDADANAAFKFKFSWLRIVVIAFPVAILVASISSLLQKNFSLHSQVTNLQHQLYELKGRLRLCNGLDSSNPIDILYEESETYSSKNLKITALAVSLMLLALPFFFFKYVEYVSKKNKSPDSIVEEVPLNKQLEYKVDVFLSVYPYAKPLALLVATLLLIFLGGLALFGVTDDSLTDCLWLSWTFVAAPGNHADSEGFGPRLVSVTISCGGMLIFAMMLGLVSDSISEKLDSLRKGRSEVVKQNHTLILGWSDKLGSLLNQLAIANKSLGGGIVVVMAEKDKEEMEVDIAKMEFDFRGTSVICRSGSPLILADLKKVSVAKARAIIVLAEDGNADQSDARALRTVLSLTGVKEGLQGHIVVELSDLDNEVLVKLVGGDLVETVVAHDVIGRLMIQCARQPGLAQIWEDILGFEGCEFYIKRWPQLDGMQFEDVLISFPDAIPCGVKAASHFGKIILNPEDSYILQEGDEILVIAEDDDTYSPTAFPTVQEAPFIHISRPERKPQKILLCGWRRDIDDMIVVLDAFLAPNSELWMFNEVLEKEREKKLIDGGLDFNRLVNITLVNREGNAVIRRHLESLPLESFDSILILADESVEDSAIQADSRSLATLLLIRDIQAKRLPYRENKVSHVHRDSFSQGSWMGEMQQASDKTVIISEILDPRTKNLLSMSKISDYVLSNELVSMALAMVAEDRQINDVLEELFAEEGNEMHIRQADLYLHESEELSFFEVLLRARQRREIVIGYRIANAEKAVINPPNKMEKRRWSVKDVFVVIAEKE, encoded by the exons ATGTCGTTTGACTCTGAGGCAGGAGGCAGCAGCAGCAGCAGAGACTGGTTATTTCCGTCTCCTTCGAATGGAAAGCAACAGCAGCAGCGTGACTGGATTTATCCATCTCCATCGTTGTCGTCTTCACGTCTCTCTAAAGCACCTACCAGACGCTTCTTCTCTACTTATCCTCCTTGTCCTCCTGCTGCACTTGCTGTTCCCACTCCTAAATCCTCTGAAAATCGCTATTACCCTGCGTCTGCTGGTATTCGTCGTCGAATCAGCTTTCCTCGTAGACCATACAAAGAGGATGTTGTCGTGGACAAAAAAATAGCAGTTGAAACTCCCAATGCTGCTAAGTGTTTTGATGCTAATGATGCTGATGCTAATGCTGCTTTCAAATTCAAATTTAGCTGGCTGCGGATTGTTGTTATTGCATTTCCAGTAGCG ATTTTGGTAGCTTCAATTTCTTCTCTACTTCAGAAGAATTTCTCATTGCACAGTCAGGTCACTAATTTACAG CATCAACTTTACGAGCTCAAGGGGAGATTACGTCTTTGTAATGGTTTGGATTCTTCAAATCCAATTGATATTTTGTATGAGGAGAGTGAGACTTATTCTAGCAAGAATCTGAAGATAACAGCTCTAGCTGTCTCACTCATGCTTTTAGCCCTTCCATTTTTCTTCTTTAAGTATGTGGAGTATGTTTCAAAGAAAAATAAATCACCAGACAGCATTGTAGAAGAAGTACCTCTAAACAAGCAGCTAGAGTACAAGGTGGATGTATTTTTGTCAGTTTATCCATATGCTAAGCCACTGGCATTGTTAGTTGCAACGCTACTGCTTATATTTCTAGGCGGCCTGGCATTGTTTGGAGTAACAGATGACAGCTTAACAGATTGCCTCTGGTTATCCTGGACATTTGTTGCTGCCCCCGGAAATCATGCTGATTCTGAAGGTTTTGGTCCTAGACTAGTATCGGTTACCATTAGTTGTGGCGGGATGCTCATATTTGCTATGATGCTGGGACTTGTTTCTGACTCAATTTCTGAGAAGCTCGACTccctaagaaaaggaagaagtgAGGTGGTTAAACAAAATCATACTTTGATTTTGGGGTGGAGTGACAAGTTG GGATCACTACTAAATCAATTAGCCATAGCTAATAAGAGTTTGGGTGGTGGGATTGTTGTAGTCATGGCGGAAAAAGACAAAGAAGAAATGGAGGTTGACATTGCTAAAATGGAGTTTGATTTTAGAGGGACATCTGTCATATGCAGAAGTGGAAGTCCTCTAATTTTAGCAGACCTTAaaaag GTGTCTGTTGCTAAGGCACGTGCAATAATTGTCCTAGCTGAGGATGGGAATGCTGACCAG AGTGATGCTCGTGCATTGAGGACAGTACTAAGCTTAACCGGAGTAAAAGAAGGATTGCAAGGACATATAGTGGTGGAATTGAGTGATCTAGATAACGAGGTCCTTGTGAAACTTGTTGGCGGAGATCTTGTTGAGACTGTTGTAGCACATGATGTGATCGGTCGCTTGATGATACAGTGTGCCCGACAGCCAGGTCTTGCGCAG ATTTGGGAAGACATACTTGGATTTGAGGGTTGTGAGTTCTATATTAAACGATGGCCACAGTTGGATGGTATGCAATTCGAAGATGTCTTAATCAGCTTCCCTGATGCTATTCCATGTGGAGTGAAGGCTGCATCCCATTTTGGTAAAATTATTCTCAACCCTGAGGATTCATATATTTTGCAAGAAGGCGATGAAATTCTTGTCATAGCTGAGGACGACGATACTTATTCTCCAACAGCATTTCCGACG GTCCAAGAAGCACCATTCATACACATATCCCGACCAGAAAGAAAGCCACAGAAGATTCTACTTTGTGGATGGAGACGGGACATTGATGATATGATTGTG GTACTGGATGCCTTTTTAGCTCCGAATTCAGAGTTATGGATGTTTAATGAAGTCCTAGAAAAGGAGAGAGAAAAGAAACTAATTGATGGAGGCCTTGACTTTAACCGATTGGTCAACATAACATTAGTTAATCGTGAAGGAAATGCTGTTATACGTCGTCACCTGGAAAGCCTTCCTTTGGAATCTTTCGATTCA ATTTTAATATTGGCTGATGAATCAGTAGAAGATTCAGCCATTCAAGCTGATTCCAGATCTCTTGCCACCTTACTGTTAATCCGTGATATTCAG GCCAAGCGTCTTCCATATAGAGAAAACAAGGTCTCCCACGTCCACAGAGATAGCTTCTCACAAGGTTCTTGGATGGGAGAAATGCAGCAGGCTTCAGATAAAACCGTTATAATAAGTGAAATTTTGGATCCAAGGACCAAAAATCTATTGTCAATGTCAAAGATCAGTGACTATGTTTTATCAAATGAGCTTGTCAGCATGGCACTGGCCATGGTTGCAGAGGACCGTCAAATAAATGATGTATTGGAAGAACTGTTTGCCGAAGAG GGAAATGAGATGCATATAAGACAAGCAGATCTTTACCTCCATGAAAGCGAAGAGTTGAGTTTTTTTGAGGTACTATTGCGTGCTCGACAAAGGAGAGAGATAGTTATTGGTTATCGAATAGCTAATGCGGAGAAAGCTGTTATCAATCCACCAAATAAAATGGAAAAAAGAAGATGGTCAGTGAAGGACGTGTTTGTAGTAATAGCTGAGAAGGAATGA